From one Dermacentor andersoni chromosome 1, qqDerAnde1_hic_scaffold, whole genome shotgun sequence genomic stretch:
- the LOC126518513 gene encoding E3 SUMO-protein ligase PIAS3-like, producing the protein MLPRQPFYRFLRQLPLKAVPSRKVHGQHFYCGTYSTKSQKEGPSTLLLICFARIVESSSLANCSASICINSETFRSLPFTMVNISPLVNRTLENRLVVWDTVIPTQVTVRIIEAAKVAEDEMLRSFNENAPYAIRREDTEALVKANFADADDTIVENLQVSLVCPLAKKKIRVPCRGTRCKHVQCFDAYAYLALNEGTLHPSWRCPVCNDQVLLQDIRVELYTLDALRKTDDQCSALILLPDGSWVPEADYDDHSAIIIDDSPVKDTGRTLWNGSVIDLTVDSD; encoded by the exons ATGCTTCCGCGGCAACCTTTCTACCGTTTCTTACGGCAATTGCCGCTTAAGGCAGTTCCGTCGAGGAAGGTCCACGGCCAGCATTTTTACTGTGGGACGTACTCGACAAAAAGCCAAAAGGAAGGCCCTTCGACGCTGCTGCTCATCTGCTTTGCTCGGATTGTCGAGAGCTCCTCTCTGGCCAATTGCTCGGCCAGCATATGCATAAACTCTGAGACATTCCGCAGCTTGCCATTCACAATGGTCAACATTTCGCCGCTTGTCAACCGCACCCTCGAAAATCGCTTAGTAGTCTGGGACACGGTCATCCCAACGCAGGTGACTGTGCGCATCATCGAAGCTGCGAAGGTGGCTGAGGACGAGATGCTGCGCTCGTTCAACGAGAACGCACCGTACGCCATCAGACGAGAGGACACTGAAGCACTTGTGAAAGCCAACTTCGCCGACGCGGACGACACCATCGTTGAGAACTTGCAG GTTTCTCTGGTCTGCCCGCTAGCCAAAAAGAAGATTCGGGTCCCATGCCGTGGTACCCGCTGCAAGCACGTACAATGCTTCGATGCTTACGCCTACCTTGCCCTCAATGAAGGCACACTGCATCCCTCGTGGCGCTGCCCAGTCTGTAACGATCAGGTCCTTCTCCAGGACATTCGCGTCGAACTATACACGCTGGACGCCCTCCGCAAGACTGACGACCAGTGCAGCGCATTGATCCTTCTACCTGACGGCAGCTGGGTCCCGGAAGCAGACTACGACGACCACAGTGCTATCATAATTGACGACAGTCCGGTCAAGGACACCGGAAGGACTCTATGGAATGGGTCTGTCATTGATTTAACGGTCGATTCGGACTAG